ttgaaGATTCCGCATCTCGAATTCTAAGGTATCCCTTTCATTTTCTATACTTCTTACATAGTTTTCTAAAAGTATTTTGTCTTCTGCAAGTCTACTGATgctgttttcaaattttatattttctttactatgtttttttagttcttcttttaGAATCTGATTatctgttttaatttccattaccATTTTTGATAACATTTCACATTCAGTGCCCATTTCTGACAAACTGTTCTTATAAATACTTGCTtctgattttgcattttttatttctttcagaaaattctCCTCTGCAGTAGATTGGTACGTTTGAatattctcaatttctctttccatCATTTGTCTAGCAGCAATAGATTCTTGTAATGTTGTTTCAAgattaagtttttcatttttaactgtttctattatttgaagAAGTGTCTCTTGTTCAGTTTTTGCcaacctttctttctcttttagctGCATTATCTCTAGCTGGTTTTCCTTCAGTTCACTTTCAACTGAGCTTCTTTCCTTTAGAAGCTGGTATGTTTTTTTCTCTAGCATCTCCTTTTCATCTTGTATCAAcagaatatttgttttcattgattcCATTTCTATACTCATTCgattattttcattattgacAATGGCCATATCATTTTGAGTTTTGTGTTCCTTACTTTTTAGTTGATCTAATGTTTCTATCATTTGTTGCTTCTCCAAAGAAAGttgactatttttttcctctagagTTTTATTTTGTCCTACAAGAACATTatatttactgattatttttttcaattctttaagACATTCTTTACCATCTTCTTCTGTTTTAATTAACTTGGACTGAATAGCATTCTTTTCTTCAACCAAATTCTTAAGTTGCTTTTCATATGTTTCAATTTTCTGTATCAGAGATTGTGTAGTAAAGACAAGAGGTTTTATTTTGGTCTTAAGGGTTAAATTTTTATTCTCCAGTTCTGTTACTTTTTTCTGTATCTGCATAGATTCTTTTAGATAATTCTGTAAGTACTGAATTTTTGCAACACACTGCTCAGTAACAGAATTGACTTTggatgttttctcattttcaaatattgttgATCCTTGTTTTGATATTAGTGGTtgtgtttctttgtctttcatttcatattttgttGGGTCAAAGAATGACAGTGTATATCTTGGAACTCTGGAATGGAATTTTAAATCTGTAATATTCTTGCCAGCGATAGgaatttctttgctgtttttctcatttctctttcccctGTGCATTTCACTCTTGGATAACCTTTTACATTTCCTGCAAAAATTCACATGGAACTTTGACACTGTTTCCCTGAATGGGAGTAATTTGTTTACTAATGCCTCTAATTCTGAAATTCTCTTTGATTTTATATCTTCATTTAagtttctttctatattttcttccttaaaaaagttaattttttccttgtgactgGAGGACAGgtcatatttaccatttcttggAACATTTGTATCAGTTTTTAAAGTTTGAAGTTCATTTGTAAGTGCCAGTTCTCTATCATGTGACTTTTGTAGTTCTTCCTTCATTTGTTTGATAGAACGGCAGATATCGTCTAAATTTTCACAAAATCCATGCTTGAGGAAAGGCTCAGTAATTTTGGATTTATCCAGAATTACCGTATCAGCTTGAGACATAGTATTTTGAGGTGCATGAGGTAGAAAACTATAAAGGTTATTATAATTCTTCCACATGTCAGAATTTTCTGAAGGGTTCATAATTATGTTTGAAGCTGAATTATCTGTTGAAGTTCTCTGAGTTAATAGGTCCTTGAAATGTATCTGGGATGGAATATCTATAC
The nucleotide sequence above comes from Ursus arctos isolate Adak ecotype North America unplaced genomic scaffold, UrsArc2.0 scaffold_27, whole genome shotgun sequence. Encoded proteins:
- the CCDC110 gene encoding coiled-coil domain-containing protein 110 isoform X3, producing the protein MVQSEISEILNKSIIEVENPQYSSEKDLVFGTHIKKTLPRENQEEILSMEKIHHFEESNIIHSTEEKFSSDIVNSLSQGIDIPSQIHFKDLLTQRTSTDNSASNIIMNPSENSDMWKNYNNLYSFLPHAPQNTMSQADTVILDKSKITEPFLKHGFCENLDDICRSIKQMKEELQKSHDRELALTNELQTLKTDTNVPRNGKYDLSSSHKEKINFFKEENIERNLNEDIKSKRISELEALVNKLLPFRETVSKFHVNFCRKCKRLSKSEMHRGKRNEKNSKEIPIAGKNITDLKFHSRVPRYTLSFFDPTKYEMKDKETQPLISKQGSTIFENEKTSKVNSVTEQCVAKIQYLQNYLKESMQIQKKVTELENKNLTLKTKIKPLVFTTQSLIQKIETYEKQLKNLVEEKNAIQSKLIKTEEDGKECLKELKKIISKYNVLVGQNKTLEEKNSQLSLEKQQMIETLDQLKSKEHKTQNDMAIVNNENNRMSIEMESMKTNILLIQDEKEMLEKKTYQLLKERSSVESELKENQLEIMQLKEKERLAKTEQETLLQIIETVKNEKLNLETTLQESIAARQMMEREIENIQTYQSTAEENFLKEIKNAKSEASIYKNSLSEMGTECEMLSKMVMEIKTDNQILKEELKKHSKENIKFENSISRLAEDKILLENYVRSIENERDTLEFEMRNLQREYLNLSEKVCGSQSDVPKKSYILRREKFHFDNYDTYEDTSGPRSRPLATDLKGIPSQLYQLLPSKICK
- the CCDC110 gene encoding coiled-coil domain-containing protein 110 isoform X1; the protein is MVNVKFWSSRTAGEKCPRETGPWFRRAQQTAAVPGAALEGQESRPQDPGPQRAPPPPTTPTQARARSRPRRPATRLPGNGPPQREATGRNAWGKAVGRRPWAAEMSPEKHHEEEDEVDCVLLSASKILNSSDGVKESGGSETEYGCISESENQIQPQSALKALQHQLESFQALRIQTLQNVSMVQSEISEILNKSIIEVENPQYSSEKDLVFGTHIKKTLPRENQEEILSMEKIHHFEESNIIHSTEEKFSSDIVNSLSQGIDIPSQIHFKDLLTQRTSTDNSASNIIMNPSENSDMWKNYNNLYSFLPHAPQNTMSQADTVILDKSKITEPFLKHGFCENLDDICRSIKQMKEELQKSHDRELALTNELQTLKTDTNVPRNGKYDLSSSHKEKINFFKEENIERNLNEDIKSKRISELEALVNKLLPFRETVSKFHVNFCRKCKRLSKSEMHRGKRNEKNSKEIPIAGKNITDLKFHSRVPRYTLSFFDPTKYEMKDKETQPLISKQGSTIFENEKTSKVNSVTEQCVAKIQYLQNYLKESMQIQKKVTELENKNLTLKTKIKPLVFTTQSLIQKIETYEKQLKNLVEEKNAIQSKLIKTEEDGKECLKELKKIISKYNVLVGQNKTLEEKNSQLSLEKQQMIETLDQLKSKEHKTQNDMAIVNNENNRMSIEMESMKTNILLIQDEKEMLEKKTYQLLKERSSVESELKENQLEIMQLKEKERLAKTEQETLLQIIETVKNEKLNLETTLQESIAARQMMEREIENIQTYQSTAEENFLKEIKNAKSEASIYKNSLSEMGTECEMLSKMVMEIKTDNQILKEELKKHSKENIKFENSISRLAEDKILLENYVRSIENERDTLEFEMRNLQREYLNLSEKVCGSQSDVPKKSYILRREKFHFDNYDTYEDTSGPRSRPLATDLKGIPSQLYQLLPSKICK
- the CCDC110 gene encoding coiled-coil domain-containing protein 110 isoform X2, encoding MVNVKFWSSRTAGEKCPRETGPWFRRAQQTAAVPGAALEGQESRPQDPGPQRAPPPPTTPTQARARSRPRRPATRLPGNGPPQREATGRNAWGKAVGRRPWAAEMSPEKHHEEEDEVDCVLLSASKILNSSDGVKESGGSETEYGCISESENQIQPQSALKALQHQLESFQALRIQTLQNVSMPRENQEEILSMEKIHHFEESNIIHSTEEKFSSDIVNSLSQGIDIPSQIHFKDLLTQRTSTDNSASNIIMNPSENSDMWKNYNNLYSFLPHAPQNTMSQADTVILDKSKITEPFLKHGFCENLDDICRSIKQMKEELQKSHDRELALTNELQTLKTDTNVPRNGKYDLSSSHKEKINFFKEENIERNLNEDIKSKRISELEALVNKLLPFRETVSKFHVNFCRKCKRLSKSEMHRGKRNEKNSKEIPIAGKNITDLKFHSRVPRYTLSFFDPTKYEMKDKETQPLISKQGSTIFENEKTSKVNSVTEQCVAKIQYLQNYLKESMQIQKKVTELENKNLTLKTKIKPLVFTTQSLIQKIETYEKQLKNLVEEKNAIQSKLIKTEEDGKECLKELKKIISKYNVLVGQNKTLEEKNSQLSLEKQQMIETLDQLKSKEHKTQNDMAIVNNENNRMSIEMESMKTNILLIQDEKEMLEKKTYQLLKERSSVESELKENQLEIMQLKEKERLAKTEQETLLQIIETVKNEKLNLETTLQESIAARQMMEREIENIQTYQSTAEENFLKEIKNAKSEASIYKNSLSEMGTECEMLSKMVMEIKTDNQILKEELKKHSKENIKFENSISRLAEDKILLENYVRSIENERDTLEFEMRNLQREYLNLSEKVCGSQSDVPKKSYILRREKFHFDNYDTYEDTSGPRSRPLATDLKGIPSQLYQLLPSKICK